One Clostridia bacterium genomic region harbors:
- a CDS encoding ABC transporter permease: MVLRDLISDVFGTLWSNKLRTALTMFGIAWGVVSIVLMVAAGEGMRVGQQKQQQSFAKDLMIVFAGRTSMQAGGTRAGHRVVFEAGDVPLVQEQSPSCRYVMPELGQGNMPIRSNFNNASLIVTGAYPEFSEIRSIDVSEGRWYSWQDMEEKRRVAFIGSDVRKQLFPGRPAVGETIYIADVPYSVIGVMREKEQGSSYDGRDINKVFIPFSIMLQDLPNAPPQTPRSVDRLLVTPRSVALHEACKAEILGSLARLHGFDPQDKEAANVWDTVKEAKAFQRMTDGMKYFLGAVGITTLFLGGIGVMNVMLVAVRERTREIGVRKAVGAPAHLILRQFFLETVVIVTLSGGIGLSIAYGICALVNLLPMPDFFAGLLPTWQSGALAIALLGATAILAAMYPARRAASIDPIEALRYEAGG; this comes from the coding sequence ATGGTCCTTCGTGATTTGATTTCGGATGTCTTTGGCACGCTTTGGTCAAACAAGCTGCGCACGGCGCTGACGATGTTTGGGATCGCCTGGGGTGTGGTGTCGATCGTGCTGATGGTCGCCGCCGGCGAGGGCATGCGCGTAGGCCAGCAGAAGCAGCAACAGAGTTTTGCGAAGGACCTGATGATTGTTTTTGCAGGGCGCACGAGCATGCAGGCGGGTGGCACTCGCGCGGGCCATCGTGTCGTCTTCGAGGCTGGCGACGTTCCTCTGGTCCAGGAACAATCACCCAGTTGCCGGTATGTAATGCCCGAACTCGGCCAGGGCAATATGCCCATCCGCAGCAATTTCAATAACGCTTCGCTGATCGTCACCGGCGCGTATCCGGAGTTCTCGGAAATCCGCAGCATCGATGTGAGCGAGGGCCGATGGTACTCGTGGCAGGACATGGAGGAGAAACGCCGTGTCGCGTTCATCGGCAGCGATGTAAGGAAGCAGCTTTTCCCTGGACGACCCGCGGTTGGGGAAACGATCTACATCGCCGACGTGCCTTATTCCGTGATCGGCGTGATGCGCGAGAAAGAGCAGGGCTCGAGTTACGACGGACGGGACATCAACAAGGTGTTCATTCCGTTCAGCATCATGTTGCAGGATCTCCCGAACGCGCCGCCGCAGACGCCGCGCAGCGTTGACCGCCTGTTAGTTACGCCCCGCTCGGTGGCACTGCATGAAGCTTGCAAAGCAGAAATACTGGGCTCGCTGGCGAGGCTGCACGGCTTCGATCCGCAGGACAAGGAAGCGGCCAACGTCTGGGACACCGTGAAGGAGGCGAAGGCCTTTCAACGCATGACCGACGGAATGAAGTACTTCCTGGGCGCGGTTGGGATTACGACATTGTTCCTGGGCGGCATCGGCGTCATGAACGTGATGCTGGTCGCGGTTCGCGAACGCACTCGCGAGATTGGCGTGCGTAAAGCCGTGGGCGCTCCGGCCCACCTGATCCTGCGACAGTTCTTTCTGGAAACGGTGGTCATCGTGACCCTGAGCGGAGGAATAGGTTTATCAATCGCCTATGGCATCTGTGCGCTGGTAAACCTGCTGCCTATGCCCGACTTCTTTGCCGGCCTGTTGCCGACGTGGCAGTCAGGTGCGCTTGCGATTGCACTGCTGGGCGCGACGGCCATTCTGGCCGCCATGTATCCGGCGCGACGAGCGGCGTCCATCGATCCGATTGAAGCGCTGCGGTACGAGGCCGGAGGCTAG
- a CDS encoding ABC transporter permease — translation MFKEIVFEAWFALRRSPTRSFLTMLGIVWGIVSVTLLIAYGGSFRSVLVSSFEAFGRGAVVCWPQQTSTQSGGQRAGKRVRFEQADVDFIKQTANMVKHVCLETVKGLPMGYGERVVNPAVRGVCPEYGEMRNEVPSDGRWITAADMVERRRVVFVGSRVKEQLFSGRNAVGETVLIGGMRFTVIGVMDRKMQMNNYFMPDDRSVWIPYSTAGDLWNTRYGGVIVFQPIAPQFEKRAEAQVLAAVAERQGFSPTDKKAIQMHGQEEFRPVIDGITIGLQVLLLFIGALTLGIGGVGVMNIMLVSVDERIREIGLRRALGAKKSHIRFQMLAETLVLMLMGGAIGIALSYAISAAVGTLPMLGPMFEDESGKGDIHLHISAFTVLLSTIVLLLVGVVSGMVPAIKAAKLDPVDALRYE, via the coding sequence ATGTTCAAAGAAATCGTCTTCGAAGCGTGGTTCGCGTTGCGGCGGAGTCCCACGAGGAGTTTCCTCACGATGCTGGGCATTGTGTGGGGCATCGTGTCCGTCACGTTGCTGATTGCTTATGGCGGCAGCTTCCGCAGCGTACTGGTGTCCAGCTTTGAAGCGTTCGGGCGCGGTGCCGTAGTCTGCTGGCCGCAGCAGACGAGCACACAATCCGGCGGACAGCGCGCGGGCAAGCGCGTGCGCTTCGAACAGGCCGACGTCGACTTCATCAAACAAACTGCGAACATGGTGAAGCATGTCTGCTTGGAAACCGTAAAGGGTCTGCCCATGGGATATGGCGAGCGCGTGGTGAATCCGGCGGTACGCGGCGTGTGTCCAGAATATGGCGAGATGCGAAACGAGGTGCCGAGCGATGGACGCTGGATTACGGCCGCCGACATGGTGGAGCGGCGGCGGGTAGTCTTCGTCGGCAGCAGGGTGAAAGAGCAGTTATTCAGCGGACGCAACGCGGTCGGCGAAACGGTGCTGATCGGCGGCATGCGATTCACCGTCATCGGCGTTATGGATCGCAAGATGCAGATGAACAACTACTTCATGCCCGACGACCGCTCGGTGTGGATTCCCTACTCGACGGCCGGTGACTTGTGGAACACGCGCTACGGCGGGGTGATCGTCTTCCAACCGATTGCCCCGCAATTCGAGAAGCGCGCAGAAGCGCAGGTGCTGGCCGCCGTCGCCGAGCGCCAGGGATTCTCGCCAACCGACAAAAAGGCGATTCAGATGCACGGTCAGGAAGAATTTCGGCCTGTGATCGACGGCATCACGATTGGCTTACAGGTTCTGCTGCTGTTCATTGGTGCGCTGACGCTGGGAATCGGCGGCGTCGGCGTGATGAATATCATGCTGGTATCGGTCGATGAACGCATTCGCGAGATAGGTCTGCGTCGCGCTCTGGGCGCGAAGAAGAGCCACATACGCTTTCAGATGCTGGCAGAGACGCTGGTACTAATGCTGATGGGTGGCGCGATTGGAATCGCCCTGTCGTATGCAATTTCGGCCGCCGTCGGAACACTGCCGATGCTTGGGCCGATGTTCGAAGACGAGAGCGGCAAGGGCGATATTCACCTGCACATCTCGGCCTTCACGGTACTGCTCTCCACTATCGTGCTGCTGCTGGTAGGCGTGGTTAGCGGAATGGTGCCTGCAATCAAGGCGGCGAAACTCGACCCGGTCGACGCGCTGCGTTATGAGTAG
- the der gene encoding ribosome biogenesis GTPase Der, whose translation MTNSFLATNAERGGLLAIVGRPNVGKSTLFNRLVGRRRAIVGDEPGITRDRLYGEVQWNGRCFRVVDTGGIVPDDKDLIPAEIFRQARVAFDEADAIVMVVDGRSELASPDMELARLLQRTGKPLFLAVNKIDSPKLDLQVEEFRRLGIRNMLPVSAEHSNGVAELIEELLRVVPSVPETFNDPDLPEISAEDASVSDDELLAEDAADAAEIAEEAQPAEVKIAIIGRPNVGKSTLLNKLTGTSRAIVSPIAGTTRDAIDELVERDGKKFRFIDTAGIRRKGKTRLMAEKLSVVMARKHLEAADIAIMVIDATEGVTANDANIAGYAHESGRSIIIVINKWDLITTERTDGKPPADRAIYEEQARRHLKFLDYAPIIFISAATGKNVDKVFSKLELVAAERRKRISTGEMNRFLRKIDFERASVPAKNRVKVYYMTQSNVSPPTFILFTDRDVKLHFSYQRFLENQIRDEFKFLGTPIWIKLRARQRRDFIPNKRD comes from the coding sequence TTGACGAATTCTTTTTTAGCTACGAACGCGGAACGCGGTGGCCTGCTGGCCATCGTTGGCCGTCCAAACGTCGGCAAGTCCACGCTGTTCAACCGGTTGGTGGGCCGGCGCCGCGCCATTGTTGGCGACGAACCGGGCATCACGCGCGACCGCCTTTACGGCGAGGTTCAGTGGAACGGCCGCTGCTTTCGCGTGGTCGATACCGGCGGCATCGTCCCGGACGACAAAGACCTTATCCCGGCGGAAATCTTCCGACAGGCTCGCGTTGCCTTCGATGAGGCCGATGCGATCGTGATGGTCGTCGATGGCCGTAGCGAACTTGCCTCGCCGGACATGGAACTCGCGCGCTTGTTGCAGCGCACAGGCAAGCCGCTATTTCTCGCCGTAAACAAAATCGACTCGCCTAAGCTCGACTTGCAGGTCGAAGAGTTCCGCCGCCTGGGAATCCGCAATATGCTCCCCGTCTCCGCCGAACATTCCAACGGCGTCGCAGAGCTTATTGAAGAACTGTTGAGAGTTGTTCCCAGCGTGCCGGAGACCTTCAACGATCCGGACCTGCCGGAGATCTCAGCCGAAGATGCATCCGTCTCTGACGATGAGCTTCTGGCTGAAGACGCTGCCGACGCCGCCGAGATAGCCGAAGAAGCACAGCCCGCCGAAGTCAAAATCGCTATCATCGGCCGTCCGAATGTCGGCAAGTCCACGTTGCTTAACAAGCTTACTGGTACTTCTCGCGCCATCGTTTCGCCGATTGCCGGAACCACGCGCGACGCCATCGATGAACTTGTCGAGCGCGACGGCAAAAAGTTCCGCTTCATCGATACCGCGGGAATTCGGCGCAAGGGCAAGACCAGGCTCATGGCCGAAAAGCTATCGGTCGTCATGGCTCGAAAGCATCTCGAGGCCGCCGACATAGCCATCATGGTCATCGATGCCACAGAGGGCGTCACCGCCAATGACGCCAACATCGCCGGCTACGCTCACGAGAGCGGACGCTCCATCATCATCGTCATCAACAAGTGGGACCTCATTACGACGGAGCGCACCGACGGAAAGCCGCCTGCCGACCGCGCCATCTACGAGGAGCAGGCGCGACGCCACCTCAAGTTCCTCGACTATGCGCCCATAATCTTCATCTCCGCCGCAACCGGCAAGAACGTGGACAAAGTGTTCTCGAAGCTGGAACTCGTAGCCGCCGAGCGTCGCAAGCGCATCAGCACCGGCGAAATGAACCGCTTCCTGCGAAAGATCGATTTCGAGCGTGCCTCGGTTCCTGCCAAAAACCGCGTCAAGGTTTACTACATGACGCAGTCCAACGTCTCGCCGCCGACGTTCATTCTCTTCACCGACCGCGACGTAAAACTGCACTTCTCGTATCAGCGGTTTCTTGAGAACCAGATTCGCGACGAGTTTAAATTCCTCGGCACGCCCATCTGGATCAAACTCAGGGCGCGCCAACGCCGCGACTTCATCCCGAACAAGAGGGATTAG
- a CDS encoding ATP-dependent DNA helicase, whose translation MSSTSQPGSSAAPAAASSEARKPSLHQFFGPGGLLSRTHPQYEFRRGQLTMAQAVEEALEERRHLIVEAGTGTGKTMAYLLPVLRAGKRVIISTGTKTLQEQLYYKDIPFLEAQLGKLRVCYLKGRNNYLCKKKLYDLAERPVLSGLEEIEQYRAISEWDKGTGTGDRAEIATLPESSQLWTKLDARVESCIGSKCTLYDKCFVTEARRRAFESDIVIVNHHLYFADLAIKQATDASEGVLPEAGAVIFDEAHELEEVASQYFGISVSNLRVADLAYDIDAMLRQSVISSAGLTNAVARMRERSQFFFALMPPGDGRFAFENRRDFLEENGDEYLALQNAFAQIISEFKLMTNKPDEAFNLMRRAEELRVQLEFVMESEDPNTVFWIERRSDRGFRSSQQNVFLHATPIDVSAILRRVLFSELETAVLTSATLAVSNGFDYIRGRLGIDNARELVVASHFDYESQSVMYVPPDLPDPREQSFTEKAAARIRQLLEITRGRAFCLFTSYSQMNQVYERLLGELEYPMLLQGSAPKNALLEEFRTTPNAVLFATASFWQGVDVQGEQLSCVIIDRLPFAVPNDPVIAARIRAIDNDGGNAFFQYQVPSAVITLKQGFGRLIRSLHDRGLLVLLDNRILKKQYGRVFLNSLPNYAKTTDLRKVEEFFGG comes from the coding sequence GTGTCGTCCACATCCCAACCCGGTTCTTCTGCCGCGCCTGCCGCTGCCTCTTCCGAGGCTCGAAAGCCTTCGCTGCACCAGTTCTTCGGGCCGGGAGGGCTGCTGTCACGCACACACCCGCAGTACGAGTTTCGTCGTGGGCAGTTGACCATGGCGCAGGCCGTGGAGGAGGCGCTGGAAGAACGTCGCCACCTCATCGTGGAGGCAGGCACCGGCACGGGAAAGACGATGGCATATCTGTTGCCGGTGCTGCGCGCGGGCAAGCGCGTCATCATCTCCACCGGCACCAAGACGCTGCAAGAACAGCTCTATTACAAAGACATCCCGTTTCTGGAAGCGCAGCTTGGCAAGTTGCGCGTTTGTTATCTGAAGGGGCGCAACAACTATCTTTGCAAAAAGAAGCTGTACGACCTGGCGGAGAGGCCGGTGCTCTCCGGACTCGAAGAGATTGAGCAGTACCGCGCCATCTCCGAGTGGGACAAGGGCACGGGGACCGGCGATAGGGCGGAAATCGCTACACTGCCGGAATCCAGCCAGCTATGGACGAAGCTGGATGCGCGAGTAGAAAGCTGCATCGGCTCGAAGTGCACGCTATATGACAAGTGCTTCGTAACCGAAGCGAGGCGGCGAGCGTTCGAGAGCGACATCGTCATCGTGAACCATCATCTGTACTTTGCCGACCTGGCGATCAAGCAGGCAACGGACGCGAGTGAGGGCGTACTGCCGGAAGCCGGCGCCGTCATCTTCGACGAAGCGCATGAGTTGGAAGAAGTAGCGTCGCAGTATTTTGGGATTAGCGTGAGCAATCTGCGCGTTGCCGACCTGGCATACGACATCGATGCCATGCTGCGGCAGAGCGTGATTTCCTCGGCGGGGCTGACGAATGCCGTGGCGCGAATGCGCGAACGCTCGCAGTTCTTTTTCGCGCTGATGCCGCCGGGCGATGGACGCTTCGCCTTCGAGAACCGCCGCGATTTCCTGGAAGAGAATGGCGATGAATACCTCGCCCTCCAGAATGCATTCGCGCAGATCATCTCCGAATTCAAGTTGATGACGAACAAGCCGGACGAGGCTTTCAACCTGATGCGCCGCGCGGAAGAGTTGCGGGTGCAGTTGGAGTTCGTCATGGAGTCTGAAGACCCGAACACGGTTTTCTGGATCGAGCGGCGCAGCGACCGCGGATTCCGCAGCTCGCAGCAGAATGTGTTTTTGCACGCGACGCCAATCGACGTATCCGCGATCTTGCGGCGCGTACTCTTTTCGGAGCTTGAGACGGCGGTGCTGACCTCGGCGACGCTGGCGGTGAGCAACGGATTCGACTACATACGCGGGCGGCTCGGCATCGATAACGCGCGCGAGTTGGTGGTCGCCTCGCATTTCGACTACGAGAGCCAGTCGGTGATGTACGTGCCCCCGGACTTGCCCGATCCGCGCGAGCAGAGCTTTACGGAAAAGGCTGCGGCGCGCATACGGCAGTTGCTTGAAATCACGCGTGGCCGCGCGTTCTGCCTTTTCACCAGCTATTCGCAGATGAATCAAGTGTACGAGCGGCTACTCGGAGAGCTTGAGTATCCGATGCTGCTGCAAGGCTCTGCTCCGAAGAACGCTCTACTGGAGGAGTTCCGGACAACGCCGAATGCTGTGTTGTTCGCGACAGCATCTTTCTGGCAAGGCGTAGACGTGCAGGGCGAGCAACTGAGTTGCGTCATTATCGACCGCCTGCCGTTCGCGGTACCGAACGACCCTGTGATCGCGGCGCGCATACGAGCCATCGACAACGACGGCGGGAATGCGTTTTTTCAATATCAAGTACCGTCGGCGGTCATCACCCTAAAGCAGGGCTTTGGGCGACTGATCCGTTCTCTGCATGACCGCGGCCTGCTGGTCCTGCTGGACAACCGCATTCTGAAGAAGCAGTACGGACGGGTGTTTCTGAACAGTCTCCCGAACTACGCTAAGACCACAGACCTGCGGAAGGTGGAAGAGTTCTTCGGAGGGTAG
- the queD gene encoding 6-carboxytetrahydropterin synthase QueD produces MYEVTVEDTFAAGHYLRDYKGKCENPHGHNYRVRITLSGKELDKAGLLVDFKDLKQVMKHVVDYLDHQMMNDIEPFTRINPSAENLAKYFYDETNKKLNDGTGGRVNVSRVTIWETDTSIATYFE; encoded by the coding sequence ATGTACGAAGTCACAGTTGAAGACACATTTGCGGCGGGTCACTACCTGCGCGACTACAAGGGCAAGTGCGAAAATCCGCATGGCCACAACTACCGGGTGCGTATCACGCTCTCAGGCAAGGAACTGGATAAGGCCGGCTTGCTTGTTGACTTCAAGGACTTGAAGCAGGTGATGAAGCACGTTGTCGACTATCTTGATCACCAGATGATGAACGACATTGAGCCGTTCACGCGCATCAATCCGTCCGCCGAGAACCTGGCAAAGTATTTCTACGACGAGACGAACAAGAAGCTGAACGACGGAACCGGCGGACGCGTCAACGTTTCTCGCGTGACCATCTGGGAGACGGACACTTCGATTGCAACGTATTTCGAGTAA
- a CDS encoding radical SAM protein, whose product MHIIEIYKSLQGESSFAGLPCVFVRLAGCNLRCSWCDSEYTFHGGHKMSLEEVEAEVRRASPNGGLVEITGGEPLLQEREVVPLMQDLLDGGYELLIETSGERPLTAVPAAVHKIVDVKCPASGEGGTFRPENLAALTLADEVKFVIASREDYEFAREFTRQHGLETRVASVIVSPAFRKDAAGSRGVEHCLVDPRDLAEWILADGLRVRLGLQIHKFIWEPQLKGV is encoded by the coding sequence ATGCACATCATCGAGATCTACAAATCGTTGCAGGGCGAGTCGTCCTTTGCCGGACTGCCGTGCGTTTTCGTGCGGCTGGCTGGGTGCAACCTGCGATGCTCGTGGTGCGACAGCGAGTACACCTTCCATGGCGGCCACAAGATGTCGCTTGAAGAGGTGGAGGCCGAGGTCCGGCGAGCGTCGCCAAACGGCGGGCTGGTCGAGATTACGGGCGGAGAACCGCTGTTGCAGGAACGCGAAGTCGTGCCGCTGATGCAGGATTTGCTGGATGGCGGTTACGAGTTGCTGATCGAAACCAGTGGCGAGCGTCCGCTTACGGCGGTGCCGGCGGCCGTCCACAAGATTGTGGACGTGAAGTGTCCGGCGTCGGGCGAAGGCGGCACATTCCGCCCGGAGAACCTTGCGGCGCTTACTTTGGCCGACGAGGTGAAGTTCGTGATCGCCAGCCGCGAGGATTATGAATTCGCACGCGAATTCACCCGGCAGCATGGGCTTGAAACGCGCGTTGCAAGCGTGATTGTTTCTCCGGCGTTCCGCAAGGATGCCGCAGGTTCGCGTGGCGTGGAACACTGCTTGGTCGATCCGAGGGATTTGGCGGAGTGGATATTGGCGGACGGCCTGAGAGTGCGGCTTGGATTGCAAATCCACAAGTTCATCTGGGAGCCGCAGCTAAAGGGGGTCTAG